The segment caaaattatgtcattaatgactcaccctcatgtcgttccaaaccagtaagacctccgttcatcttcggaacacagtttaagatattttagatttagtctgagagctctcagtccctccattgaaactgtgtgtacggtctactgtccatgtccagaaaggtaagaaaaacatcatcaaagtaattCATTTGACATcacagggtcagttagaattttatgaagcatcgaaaatacattttggtccagaaatagcaaaaactacgactttattcatcatggtcttctcttccgggtttgttgtgagagttcaaaacaaagcagtttgtgatatccggttcgcgaacgaatcattcgatgtaaccggatctttttgaaccagttcaccaaatcaaactgaatccttTTAAACGATTCGCATCTCCAATGCGCATTAatctacaaatgacttaagctgttaacttttttaatgtggctgacgctCCCTCTTAgttcaaacaaaacaatatcccggagtaattcatttactcaaacagtacactgactgaactgctgtgaaaaaagaactgaagatgaacaccgagccagataatgaacaatagactgactcgttcacgagtcaagaaccggttgcatcagttttcggatcaccagcagttctttcggacagttcgattcaataaaccggttgaagaaaacggttcaccggttcttttgcgctcgacgtaatggcgtcattggcgatgattgcccttgattcaagccttcggtttacctgcgctcataacactaccacagaatcagttcagaatcaatcaccaaaagaatcagttcagttcatgcgctctgtgtgtcagtctgcttcacgctgaatcacacatgcgcagtatcatcagctcctcggttctcgaatcggacgcgtctgacagaaatggttcttgactcgagaacgagtcattattatctggctcggctcggtgttcatcttcagttctctcttcacagcagttcagtcagtgtactgtttgagtgcatgcattactccgggatattggttagttttaactccgagggagtgtcagccacattaaaaaaattaacagcttaagtcatttgtggattaatgcgtatttgagacgcgaaccgtttaaaacaattcagttcgatttggtggttcaaaaagatctggttacatcgaatgattcgttcgcaaaccggatatcacaaactgctttgttttgaactctctcacaacagacacggaagagaagacaatgatgaataaagtcatagtttttgctactcttggaccaaaatgtattttcgatgcttcaaacaattctaactgaccctctgatgtcacatggactactttgatgatgtttttcttacctttctggacatggacagtataccgtatacACACAGTTTGGAGGGActgctctcggactaaatctaaaatatcttaaactgtgttccaaagataaacggaggtctcacgggtatggaacgacatgagggtgagtcattaatgacataatttagatttttgggtgaacttaccctttgatggtttagctcctgcaactagtcttctaccacgtgACAATCGATCCACGCTCCCTACGGTCAAAAAAACGCTTTTTCTTATTTGGCTCCCAAATTctgaaatagccttcctgataatgttcgggattcagacacactctctctgttttaaTCTAGAAAAACACATCTGtttcaccaagtattcaaaataatacatctcataatttgtgactgcagttgtatctgatcaaatgcgcattattattctttagcttgggttaaactaattaattttacttggttggaacagcagctaagcTAATGATGTCTCTTATTTGGTTggttctctgttttgccacgggatttacacaagctccagtctggatccaacaCACCTGAGATGAGATGATTCCAACCccgaaacaacatacagaactaacaaattttGCTACGAGTCTAATTGCAACATATAATtactgctgttaatagtgttcagctctgtttgattacgtctttaattgattttcccgtacatttctgccatatgcacataaactgacagtcaccactgataagctactactaaatattgtagaaacctaattttctgtaaagttgcttagcaatgatttgtatcgaaaaagcgctaaacaaataaacttgaatttaattgaatgaatgaacTTGGCCCGGTGCCACTGTCTCTGTTTGACCTGCGGCTGTCAACAGATGGCGCTGTGGTGCTTTGGAAGATGTCAACAATTAactgaattatatataaaaaataaaatatgcttttaGAATAAATTACATCTACTCTGTAGTTTGTAATATTTGCGATGCGTtcttgattattttaaataaaaacccaACGATCCAGTGACGCAAATGTTTTGCGATGCCCATGACGTCATAATCAAGCGACTTGTCATGCTTTGCTCATTTTGACATTCCGAATGAAACGGATAGATATAACGTTACTGGGGGAAATGTTTCAATACATATTCAACGCTGAAATTATTTGACATACAACTTGCTTATCATACGTTTTGAACCGCAAACGaaggtaaaggtttttttttttacgtttcttTCAGTTAAATTTGCTGTAACACTGGCCAGGTTAAaggtgttttttatgttttttattttattcattactaTTGATTAGTGGTCTATAGGTGTTTTGAtagttttaaattcatattttcgAACAATATTAtccataattttcttttttattattatatatttttttgcacaaCAAAAGGTGAAATTtaacataaattacatataatttgtgTGTCAAGAGCAAGAAAGAGGTAAAGTGTATAATGCATAACAGGTTATTTTGTATGTCatccaaaaaataataaaggACACAAAAAACTCATCTTAAATCATAAACATCCAATGAGCAATGAACCAAACTTGCATGTTAAAATCATTATGCCATGCTGTGTATATGCCATGGTTACAACAATTGCTTTAGTCTGAGgcgtgcaaaaacaaaagcttgaTATTTtcgaaaaactaaaaaaacaggaTATGTGGTTTAGAATAGCTGAATTGCTAATGTCTGCAAAACTGGAAAAGATTTTGCTGTTGTGTGCAGACATTGGTGAGACCttaatgttttgtgttttcagaGGTTTACTCATAATGATGTGGCTGAAGTTTACCAGGTTGACAGCCATTGTGAATCTACAGATATCTCACTATGGCAACCTAACAACACTGAGACCTTCCATCAGAAGTGTCTCTCAGGGCTACTCGCATCTGGACACCAGGACTCACCGCATCCGGCCTCTCTGCTGCAGGTTACCCCTCTTAGCTGGCCATGCCTCCATCACACTGACCCTGGGGCTTCAGCCCAGAAGAACTATAACCACAGACCGACCGAGCTGGTATGAGAGTGTTGCAGACTCTACCCCCGTATACCTCACGGAGCAGCTCCTTGTGTCCACTCAACAGATGACAGGTCTGCCGTGGTGGGCCAGCATCATGTGCACGACGCTGACCCTGCGTACAGCCATCACTCTCCCCCTGGGAATCTATCAGTCCATCATCATTGCAAAGGTCTTGCTAGAAGTTGTTGTAATTATTGTACATGTATGGATCTTAAGTTGTGTAAATTGTTAGCTTTGGTGTTGTTGTTACTTGTTActatacacaaccattcaaaagtttgtagtCAGTAAGCATCattatttccttttttgtttttatttttcattttccattATTACTACGATTGACATCTCTTCAGTGTTATTTGAGTTTTTGTATATTAATCAGTTATAACAAGTGACAAAGCATTTAAAGCATCTCTGCATCACATTAATGTGTTTctaatttatgaatattttaaaatttcagaAATGGTCTGGGTGGGCCAGGAATGGAGTTTGTCTTTTGAACGCCTAATTGATGTCTGAAAAAAATTTGGCATGATTTGTCAAGGTTGCGTGTAGTGTAGGTTTCTGACTTGGTTAAATGTGAGTTGTCAAGTAAACAGCCCCTTCTCATGTGAATTTGTGTGTTTATCTGTACTCAATACAGTATGTACGGCACATCTTGTAGGTCAGCAATTATCACGAGTAAACACTGGAGATTATGTGCCATATTAAGAGTCTCTCTTTCGCCCACTCTTCCCAGCTGTGGGATGTTTCTCTTGCCAAGAAGTAGGACTGAAACAGAAAAAGAATGTGCCTCCCAATCTCAGTGTGAGAACATAATCTGTAGTGTGTCAGACCGTCTCCTTAAACCAATGTTTTGAAATCTAAACACAAGCAGAGGTGTGGCCAAATCAATTGTCCTTTTTCAATGGAGTTTCCACTGAAAATATGCATGTGGTTGTCTGGAGAATTTTGTAATTTGTTAAACTGAGTCAAAACGGTGGTCCATCCAGACCGTATTTAGGTTTTGAGTCCAAGTGATGGTGGATTACTGCTTTAATATGCACGGGACTTTGTATCTTTTGGAAAGACTTGAAAAGGACTTCTGGCTGGAAAAGAGTAACCCTTGTGCCCTTTTGCCCCAGTTAGGTTGAAGCTCTGCAGAAGGAGATCGCTGTGTTGGCCCGCCAGTTACGCTTTGAGATCTCTGTAAAAGCCAAAGAGAAGGGCTGGTCAGAGAAAACATGCAGGTAGGAAAGAATCGTTTTCATGTCATCTGCAATGTCTTGGGTCTCACACCAAAGGTCTCAGAAAATAAGGAATTTAATTAATCTgcaaaaaaatagtttataataataatatagtatataatatgaaaaatattagtAGATTAGTAAtagtttagatatttttactgaaCAAGATTAATTACAAGATTAACATTACAATGTACAGTTTGTCATCTACACTAAAACTAAACTCTAAAATGAAAGATTTATTATGTCAGCCGTTTTATTGCAATAACTGCATCCACACAGATTTCATTTCAAGAAGAACCTGAAACGAATTGTGTCTGAGCTTTATGTTCGAGATAATTGCCACCCATTCAAGGCCAGTTTGCTGATCTGGGTCCAGCTGCCCATGTGGGTTTGTCTCTCACTGGCCTTGCGTAATCTCAGCCTGGGAATGGGACATGTTCCCTTTGGTGAGTTGCATTCATCAGTCAATTGTTCCACATATGTTGTATTGTAGTTTGTATTTAGCAATGCCATTCTAAAATCACCTGCAAGTAGGGTTTTAATGAACTACCATACGTATTTCTGTACATTCATCAGCATCAGATGCAGGTTTGGCAACAGGTGGCGCTCTGTGGTTCCCTGACC is part of the Carassius carassius chromosome 33, fCarCar2.1, whole genome shotgun sequence genome and harbors:
- the LOC132113849 gene encoding cytochrome c oxidase assembly protein COX18, mitochondrial — translated: MMWLKFTRLTAIVNLQISHYGNLTTLRPSIRSVSQGYSHLDTRTHRIRPLCCRLPLLAGHASITLTLGLQPRRTITTDRPSWYESVADSTPVYLTEQLLVSTQQMTGLPWWASIMCTTLTLRTAITLPLGIYQSIIIAKVEALQKEIAVLARQLRFEISVKAKEKGWSEKTCRFHFKKNLKRIVSELYVRDNCHPFKASLLIWVQLPMWVCLSLALRNLSLGMGHVPFASDAGLATGGALWFPDLTLPDSTWIMPVSLGLINLLITEIFALRQLEPSKFQKYVTNFIRGISLVMIPIAATVPSSMALYWLSSSCVGLAHNLLLRSPRFRGVCRIPPTRSDSETPYKDIAAAFVAKYIK